Proteins from a genomic interval of Rosa chinensis cultivar Old Blush chromosome 2, RchiOBHm-V2, whole genome shotgun sequence:
- the LOC112185838 gene encoding F-box/kelch-repeat protein SKIP6, translating to MSTTATSSESTAELIPSLPYDVASNCLARIPRHYHPILSILSKPIRSLLSSPFFFTTRSLLNSAQHLLYLTLRSPDHRATWFALYQNPNPRNDAVRLLVPIPPVPIPAVGAAYAVVGPEIYVLGGSVNDAPSNNVWVLDCRFHTWHAGPPMRVAREFAAAGVVDGRIFVIGGCVTDSWTRSKYWAEALDPGSGVWEAVPSPVEVRGKWMHASAVIGGRVYALADRGGVVYDPRTRVWEGVEKRMDMGWRGRACVVHGMLYCYDYLGKIRGFDVKNRMWKELKGVEKKLPKFLCGATMANVGENLVVLWETKGNGKDMEIWCAEIEVKENGDGELWGRIDWSQKLLSVPKHSNIVQCLAVDV from the coding sequence ATGTCCACCACCGCAACGAGCTCAGAATCCACAGCGGAGCTAATCCCCTCCCTCCCATACGACGTCGCTTCGAACTGCCTAGCTCGGATCCCACGTCACTACCACCCTATCCTCTCAATCCTATCCAAGCCCATCcgctctctcctctcctcccctttcttcttcaccaCCCGCTCCCTCCTCAACTCCGCCCAACACCTCCTCTACCTCACCCTCCGCTCCCCCGACCACCGCGCCACCTGGTTCGCCCTCTACCAAAACCCCAACCCCCGAAACGACGCCGTCCGCCTCCTCGTCCCCATCCCGCCCGTCCCAATCCCCGCTGTCGGCGCCGCCTATGCCGTCGTCGGCCCGGAGATCTACGTCCTCGGCGGGTCCGTCAACGACGCGCCGTCCAATAACGTCTGGGTCCTCGACTGCCGCTTCCACACCTGGCACGCCGGGCCGCCGATGCGCGTGGCGCGTGAGTTCGCAGCGGCTGGGGTTGTGGACGGCAGAATTTTTGTGATCGGTGGATGCGTGACGGACTCTTGGACCAGGTCGAAATACTGGGCCGAGGCTCTCGACCCGGGTTCGGGTGTCTGGGAGGCCGTGCCGAGCCCGGTTGAGGTTCGGGGCAAGTGGATGCACGCGAGTGCGGTGATAGGTGGGCGGGTTTATGCGCTGGCAGACCGGGGCGGGGTGGTTTATGACCCGAGAACCCGGGTTTGGGAGGGGGTGGAGAAGAGGATGGACATGGGGTGGAGAGGGAGGGCTTGCGTGGTGCATGGGATGTTGTATTGTTATGATTATTTGGGGAAGATTAGAGGGTTTGACGTGAAAAATCGAATGTGGAAGGAGCTCAAGGGAGTGGAGAAGAAGCTGCCGAAGTTCTTGTGCGGCGCGACAATGGCGAATGTGGGGGAGAATTTGGTTGTTCTGTGGGAAACCAAGGGAAATGGGAAAGATATGGAGATTTGGTGTGCGGAGATTGAGGTGAAGGAAAATGGAGATGGGGAGTTGTGGGGGAGAATCGATTGGTCCCAGAAGCTTCTTTCGGTTCCAAAGCACTCCAACATTGTACAATGCTTGGCGGTTGATGTTTGA